The Anopheles coluzzii chromosome 2, AcolN3, whole genome shotgun sequence genome window below encodes:
- the LOC120950520 gene encoding Down syndrome cell adhesion molecule-like protein Dscam2 isoform X2 → MEVARATLSRLPGFVQYLALAVLIEQAGQALSSENLQMPNFLHELPSSVLFSNDTGNSQLVCQAYGGPQMIIQWILKDGSLVSSVPGLRQALPNGTLYFPPFAGHLFRTDVHDTTYRCRISYSYYVLLSHDIRVRAVVRQPYEVKVESTDVTLGNTAFLKCFVSSHVREFVHVSSWFGEKEMLLPGRSDIGTRYVVTTPGGELCIRNVNEEDRLKRFSCVTVDTLTGERKTSEAILLTLKDNIPNMAPSTSQKSVSELKAGKGASVQLPCNVQGNPVPSFSWFRISDTGSLYTVPSSQRIVPSQSLLFIRNVDERDAGRWICKAFNQFGEQKLEIHLTISNELVAHIHPQIQIINSGNSALLNCSIYGSEVNKIEWFHNGQELFANGRSERSMSLLSANTLKIDRVSKKDQGIYQCIVSNARSSAQGSSELKLGESPPEISYGFVEQNVRASAYISLKCSAAGSPPPQFVWLLDYQPILDVSSLHRYTMDQFLDINSHVTTHLNISHVHSDDGGLYTCVASNSMGTASHKARLNVYGPPYVRAIGPITAVAGEPIELHCPFSGHPIQSVRWIRGGNELVSGPRYSVADVKHGGYLKIYTVDPAQDRGPYTCIVTGPNGDEGRRELQLVVHSPPVIEPFAFPKIMKVGGRAQLTCSVSAGDMPIYFSWKKDGAPITPDLQVSEKKEEFFSLLVLKDITARHSGRYTCFATNTAAQTNYTAELLVQVPPSWTQEPHDIAVVLGHPIVLPCEADGFPQPKITWFRGKGKLSTDFHSILSKNNSLSINYATSPDAGYYMCEAANGIGNSLKKIIHIDVNEAVHFDSPVKNVSARRNDAVMLECLALGDEPINIIWTHKNQRIDFNNYRYNIIEMKESVGVRSQLSISLTERYDSGKYVCTAENLYGTSEHVIYLAVQERPDAPSDLEVMEVSSRQIRLSWKRPYDGMSPVLSYLVQYQPVRLGKEPVQDTHRSGPAGPIAAWDSPLTVNVTFSKVNMIKSIDGGVRDETSIGGLLPATQYLLRMLAINEIECSSFTSPLVVRTQEEAPGEAPGGLKVKTGAMGELVLTWQIPSRASWNGELLGYTVSCVEEKTNINFIASPNNISNTTLTVHGWATTKTSIASLKKFTRYALRIRTYNSIAPGPWSTVVYGTTSEDAPEAEPQNVSCSSLSSQSIKVLWQEPPPQFHNGVLQGYKILYRPLTKNNEFVFPFEIKRTSNLETYLHALMKATNYSIQVLSFTLSGDGVASVPVYCATEEDVPEAPAGIKALTLTADSILVSWLPPAHPNGIITHYTVYGKDHGKKGSPKHNIVRVDETGRPSMFEVRGLSENNKYDFWVTASTAKGEGDPTMVVSQTTNTRAPAKIASFSRLLKVPVGVSLVLECVAVGNPTPRTRWITKDQAVTFSQYYVISQGFLKIHSVEPQIAGNFTCSAKNLFGEDEIHYMLIALQTPNVTQLSIQYTSFDSLRVTWEVASDGGAPIQGYNLYYRTTSGAWSNVAIPSDQMAYTLNGLKCGTQYILKINAHNKVGIGMLTEELAVRTKGKAPHIPEERELFNTNSSCLNLFLTSWLNGGCPISHFSIEYRRLHTPFWTIVSSDLSGSDQHTNGSISFCDFIPATWYELKITSNNDAGKTMAQYNFATLTLSGEKIPPPEYKAMPEENNDSILLSDEVEFQWLQSTVMIITIIVIVLSLVVGAKYRGVLCFTNNSDRYSTQTLSADLSMKEQSENIRNQQVYSASPVKVINKEENAEMYEISPYATFNASTGRLCKEPRSLNPSNIDYSLQFRTFGHPECDLNATAYPLLESTGHMPGHIKGKSSWHKQQFYNTDETPMNMPSSTKSIAAKWDDGALRRMGQRSFGPSNYSESDSSSPINEFSNAPTFRIPSKTPCSNILHHESSTESIKELSPVRDHRANTPRHVQATGKGHFGHQLRTKDNHCLDMQPSSSTHRYHNKTYVTAAEFSETESDRERALDLEVQRAMEKAIRQDECKSSTR, encoded by the exons ATGGAAGTGGCAAGAGCAACACTATCCCGCTTACCCG GTTTCGTCCAGTACCTAGCGTTGGCGGTACTCATCGAGCAGGCGGGGCAGGCGCTGTCGTCGGAAAATCTTCAGATGCCCAACTTTCTGCACGAGCTTCCGTCGAGCGTACTGTTCAGCAACGACACCGGCAACTCGCAGCTCGTCTGCCAGGCCTACGGTGGTCCGCAAATGATCATCCAATGGATACTGAAGGACGGCAGCCTGGTGAGCAGCGTACCGGGGCTGAG GCAAGCGTTGCCAAATGGAACGCTCTACTTCCCTCCGTTCGCCGGGCATCTCTTTCGCACGGACGTGCACGATACGACTTATCGGTGCAGGATCAGCTACTCCTACTACGTACTGCTCAGCCACGACATCCGGGTACGGGCAG TGGTACGGCAACCGTACGAGGTAAAGGTGGAGAGCACCGATGTGACGCTCGGCAACACCGCCTTCCTGAAGTGCTTCGTCTCGTCGCACGTGCGGGAATTCGTCCATGTGTCGTCATGGTTCGGCGAGAAGGAAATGCTTCTTCCCGGCCGGTCCGACATCG GCACTCGGTATGTTGTCACAACGCCCGGCGGAGAGCTGTGCATACGGAACGTCAATGAGGAGGACAGATTGAAGCGGTTCTCATGCGTAACGGTCGACACGCTGACGGGCGAGCGCAAAACAAGCGAAGCCATCCTGCTCACCCTGAAAG ATAACATTCCAAACATGGCGCCATCCACTAGCCAGAAGTCAGTGAGCGAGCTCAAGGCCGGCAAGGGAGCCAGTGTGCAGTTACCATGCAATGTCCAGGGAAATCCCGTTCCCAGCTTCTC CTGGTTTCGCATCTCGGACACTGGATCGTTATATACCGTGCCGTCCTCGCAGCGGATCGTGCCATCGCAGTCGCTGCTATTCATCCGCAACGTCGACGAACGAGATGCCGGAAGATGG ATATGCAAAGCATTCAATCAGTTCGGCGAGCAGAAGCTGGAGATCCATCTCACGATCAGCAACGAGCTGGTGGCGCACATACATCCCCAGATCCAGATTATCAACTCGGGCAATTCGGCCCTGCTTAACTGCTCCATCTACGGCAGCGAGGTGAACAAAATCGAATGGTTTCACAACGGACAGGAGCTGTTTGCTAACGGTCGCTCGGAACGCAG CATGAGTCTGCTGTCGGCAAACACACTAAAAATTGATAGGGTAAGCAAGAAGGATCAAGGAATTTATCAGTGCATTGTGTCGAATGCACGCAGCAGCGCTCAGGGCAGCTCGGAATTGAAACTCGGAG AAAGCCCACCGGAGATAAGCTATGGCTTTGTGGAGCAGAATGTGCGCGCCTCGGCGTACATCTCGCTGAAATGCTCGGCGGCCGGGTCGCCCCCACCGCAGTTTGTCTGGCTGCTCGACTACCAGCCCATCCTCGACGTCTCGTCACTGCACCGTTACACGATGGATCAGTTTCTCGACATCAACAGTCACGTAACGACGCACCTCAACATCAGCCACGTGCACAGTGACGACGGCGGGCTGTACACCTGCGTCGCGTCCAACAGCATGGGCACCGCCTCGCACAAGGCCCGCCTGAACGTTTACG GACCACCGTACGTACGTGCCATCGGACCCATTACGGCTGTTGCTGGCGAGCCGATCGAGCTGCACTGTCCCTTCTCCGGCCATCCCATCCAGTCAGTGCGTTGGATACGGGGCGGAAATGAACTGGTTTCCG GACCACGGTACAGTGTGGCCGACGTTAAGCACGGCggatatttgaaaatttataCCGTCGACCCGGCGCAAGATCGAGGACCGTACACGTGCATCGTGACCGGACCGAATGGTGACGAAGGGCGCAGGGAGCTACAATTAGTGGTACACA GCCCACCCGTAATAGAACCGTTTGCATTTCCAAAAATCATGAAAGTTGGCGGTCGGGCACagctgacctgttccgtgtCGGCCGGCGATATGCCGATCTATTTCAGCTGGAAAAAAGACGGCGCCCCGATCACGCCGGACCTGCAGGTCAGCGAGAAGAAGGAAGAGTTTTTCTCGTTGCTCGTGCTGAAGGACATCACCGCCAGGCACAGCGGCCGGTACACGTGCTTCGCCACCAATACGGCCGCCCAGACGAACTACACGGCCGAGCTGCTGGTGCAGGTGCCGCCTTCCTGGACGCAGGAACCGCACGACATTGCCGTGGTGCTGGGCCACCCGATAGTGCTGCCGTGCGAGGCGGACGGGTTCCCCCAGCCCAAGATAACGTGGTTCCGCGGCAAAGGCAAGCTGTCCACCGACTTCCACTCCATACTGTCGAAGAACAACTCGCTGAGCATCAATTATGCCACTTCGCCGGATGCTG GCTACTACATGTGTGAGGCGGCCAACGGGATCGGCAACAGTCTGAAGAAAATCATCCACATAGACGTGAACGAGGCGGTCCATTTCGATTCGCCGGTAAAGAACGTATCGGCCCGCCGGAACGATGCCGTTATGCTGGAGTGCCTAGCGCTCGGCGATGAACCAATCAACATCATCTGGACGCACAAGAACCAGCGGATCGATTTCAACAACTATCG CTATAACATTATCGAAATGAAGGAGAGCGTTGGCGTGCGATCGCAATTATCGATTAGTCTCACCGAGCGGTACGACTCCGGCAAGTACGTCTGCACGGCGGAGAACCTGTACGGGACGAGCGAACACGTCATCTATCTAGCGGTGCAGGAGCGTCCCGATGCACCGTCCGACCTGGAGGTGATGGAGGTGTCGAGCCGGCAGATACGGCTGTCCTGGAAGCGCCCGTACGACGGCATGTCACCGGTGCTGAGCTATCTCGTCCAGTACCAGCCGGTGCGCCTGGGGAAGGAACCGGTGCAGGACACGCACCGTTCCGGCCCGGCCGGCCCGATAGCCGCGTGGGACAGCCCGCTGACGGTGAACGTCACCTTTTCGAAGGTAAACATGATCAAAAG CATCGATGGGGGCGTGCGGGACGAAACGAGCATCGGGGGGCTGCTTCCGGCGACCCAGTACCTGCTACGCATGCTGGCCATTAACGAGATTGAGTGCTCGTCCTTTACGAGCCCGCTGGTGGTGCGCACGCAGGAAGAGGCACCGGGCGAAGCTCCCGGTGGGCTGAAAGTCAAAACCGGTGCGATGGGCGAGCTGGTGCTTACCTGGCAGATCCCGAGCCGAGCGTCTTGGAACGGGGAGCTGCTCGGCTACACGGTCAGCTGCGTGGAGGAGAAAACCAACATCAACTTCATCGCCAGCCCGAACAACATCTCCAACACGACGCTCACGGTGCACGGCTGGGCGACCACCAAGACGAGCATTGCCAGCCTGAAGAAGTTCACGCGGTACGCCTTGCGCATCCGCACGTACAACAGCATCGCGCCCGGTCCGTGGAGTACGGTCGTGTACGGTACCACGTCGGAGGATGCACCCGAGGCCGAGCCGCAAAATGTCTCCTGCTCCAGCCTGTCCTCCCAAAGCATTAAGGTGCTGTGGCAGGAGCCGCCGCCCCAGTTCCATAACGGGGTGCTGCAGGGCTACAAGATCCTCTACCGTCCGCTCACGAAAAACA ACGAGTTTGTGTTTCCGTTCGAAATCAAGCGCACCTCCAACCTGGAAACGTACCTGCACGCACTGATGAAAGCGACCAACTACTCGATCCAGGTCCTAAGCTTCACGCTCTCCGGCGACGGAGTGGCCAGCGTTCCGGTGTACTGTGCAACTGAAGAGGACG TTCCGGAAGCCCCAGCTGGCATCAAAGCGCTCACGCTGACAGCTGACTCGATACTCGTATCCTGGTTACCGCCCGCCCATCCTAACGGCATCATCACCCATTACACCGTGTACGGAAAGGATCACGGCAAGAAGGGTTCCCCAAAAC ATAACATCGTGCGGGTGGATGAAACCGGACGACCGTCCATGTTCGAGGTGCGCGGTCTGAGCGAGAACAACAAGTACGACTTTTGGGTGACGGCATCGACGGCCAAGGGTGAGGGCGACCCGACGATGGTGGTTTCGCAAACAACCAACACCCGGGCGCCGGCCAAAATAGCGTCCTTCTCCCGGCTGCTCAAGGTGCCGGTCGGGGTGAGCCTGGTGCTGGAATGTGTCGCCGTCGGTAACCCGACACCCCGGACGCGGTGGATAACGAAGGACCAGGCCGTTACCTTCAGCCAGTACTATGTGATCTCGCAAGGCTTTCTCAAGATACATAGCGTCGAGCCACAGATAGCCGGTAACTTTACCTGCTCGGCGAAGAATCTGTTCGGCGAGGACGAGATACACTACATGCTGATAGCGCTGCAGACGCCGAATGTGACGCAGCTCTCGATACAGTACACCTCGTTCGACAGTTTGCGCGTGACGTGGGAGGTGGCCAGCGACGGTGGTGCCCCGATACAGGGCTACAATCTCTACTACCGCACGACCAGCGGCGCGTGGTCCAATGTGGCAATTCCGAGCGATCAGATGGCGTACACGCTCAACGGTTTGAAGTGCGGCACTCAGTACATTCTGAAGATCAATGCACACAACAAGGTTGGCATCGGGATGCTTACTGAAGAGCTGGCCGTGCGCACCAAGGGAAAAG CCCCACACATTCCCGAGGAGCGAGAACTGTTCAACACCAACTCGAGTTGCCTGAATCTGTTTCTCACCTCCTGGCTGAACGGTGGCTGCCCAATATCGCACTTTTCCATCGAATACCGTCGGCTTCATACACCGTTCTGGACGATCGTCTCATCCGACCTTTCCGGCAGCGATCAGCACACGAATGGGAGCATTTCGTTCTGCGATTTCATTCCCGCCACCTGGTACGAGCTTAAGATCACCTCCAACAACGATGCAGGGAAAACGATGGCACAGTATAACTTTGCCACCTTAACACTATCGGGCGAGAAAATACCGCCACCAGAGTACAAGGCAATGCCGGAGGAGAACAACGATTCCATTCTGCTATCGGACGAGGTAGAGTTCCAGTGGCTGCAGTCGACGGTGATGATAATTACCATCATTGTAATTGTTTTAAGTCT TGTGGTTGGCGCCAAGTATCGGGGTGTTTTGTGCTTCACCAACAACTCCGATCGCTACAGCACCCAAACACTATCGGCCGATCTGAGCATGAAGGAGCAGTCGGAAAACATCCGCAACCAGCAGGTGTACAGTGCATCGCCCGTCAAGGTGATCAACAAGGAGGAGAACGCCGAAATGTACGAAATTTCACCGTACGCCACATTTAACGCGAGCACCGGCCGGCTGTGTAAGGAGCCGCGAAGCCTAAACCCATCGAACATAGACTATTCGCTGCAGTTCCGCACCTTCGGCCACCCGGAGTGTGATTTAAATGCCACTGCCTACCCGTTGCTGGAGAGCACCGGTCACATGCCAGGACACATCAAGGGCAAGTCCAGCTGGCACAAGCAACAGTTTTACAACACCG ATGAAACGCCAATGAACATGCCCAGCTCAACGAAATCAATCGCTGCCAAATGGGACGACGGTGCATTGCGACGCATGGGGCAACGCAGCTTCGGTCCCAGCAACTATTCCGAGTCGGATAGCAGCAGCCCCATTAACGAATTCTCCAACGCACCCACCTTTAGGATACCTTCGAAAACGCCCTGTTCAA ATATTCTGCACCACGAGTCCAGCACGGAATCGATCAAGGAGCTGTCGCCGGTGCGGGATCATCGCGCCAACACGCCCCGCCACGTCCAGGCTACGGGGAAAGGCCACTTCGGGCATCAGCTACGGACAAAGGACAATCATTGCCTCGATATGCAACCATCTTCAAGTACGCACAG ATACCACAATAAGACCTACGTGACAGCGGCCGAGTTTAGCGAAACGGAAAGTGATCGCGAGCGGGCACTAGATCTCGAGGTACAGCGCGCGATGGAAAAGGCTATACGGCAGGACGAGTGCAAATCGTCGACGAGATAG